From Phalacrocorax carbo chromosome 8, bPhaCar2.1, whole genome shotgun sequence, a single genomic window includes:
- the DELE1 gene encoding death ligand signal enhancer isoform X2: MWRWLLRGRGLGRCWPPPARPACAAEPSDGPSPELAPGCQDGRPRDGRERGGRQQPLPGLVCRYSVLEAVTWLVRQISWLRSLPDARRERRCPRLSSVPSQQTVVTEASTSCPNVQLESCFLQKGSPEVVLENSSSGIPSGQGENQPWAEVGEFQIHESSSLEPVLHSAKGDPAQRGHLEEAALQLQQIFRIDISIALNILGIESMRAGHYRIGYTCFKLAADRGYSKAQFNVGLCYEHGRGTEKDLEKAAFYYYHAASSCHAMAQYRYAKYLLHHRPENEWGGHQKAVAFLEQAAMAGITEAQAYLGVFYMKGLQPKEKRGLKYLLLAAKNGDAQSRYHVGVCYEKGLGVQQNLAEAMRHYQQSAAAGNRNSQERLQALEEEVEDVQIKHPFPSGIRASSSSPCFWATDHVPAGLHASQPRQSALTLPHSWSADGLHMMMLGSAGWSRALGNRATPLELQCLEPHHCCC; this comes from the exons ATGTGGCGGTGGCTGCTGCGGGGCCGCGGCCTGGGCCGCTGttggccgccccccgcccgccccgcctgCGCCGCCGAGCCGTCTGACGGCCCCAGCCCCGAGCT AGCGCCCGGTTGCCAGGACGGACGGCCCCGGGATGGCCGGGAGcgaggaggaaggcagcagcccctgcctggaCTGGTGTGCCGCTACTCGGTGCTGGAGGCAGTCACCTGG ctggtCAGACAGATCTCGTGGCTGAGATCGCTGCCGGACGCCAGGAGAGAGCGCAGATGTCCCAGGCTTTCTTCGGTGCCCTCTCAGCAGACAG TGGTGACTGAAGCCTCAACCAGCTGTCCGAATGTGCAGCTGGAGTCCTGCTTCCTGCAGAAAGGAAGTCCAGAGGTTGTACTAGAGAATTCATCCTCAGGCATCCCCTCAGGGCAAGGAGAGAACCAGCCCTGGGCAGAAGTAG GGGAGTTCCAGATCCACGAGAGCTCCAGCTTGGAGCCAGTTCTCCACAGTGCAAAG GGTGACCCAGCTCAGCGAGGGCATTTAGAGGAAGCTGCTCTCCAGTTGCAGCAGATTTTCCGGATTGACATTTCCATTGCATTGAATATCCTCG GGATTGAAAGTATGAGAGCGGGCCATTACAGGATAGGCTATACCTGCTTCAAACTGGCAGCAGATCGAGGCTACAGCAAAGCCCAGTTCAATGTGGGTCTGTGTTACGAGCatggcagaggcacagaaaaagACTTGGAAAAG gcaGCTTTTTATTACTACCACGCAGCCAGTAGCTGTCACGCCATGGCACAGTACCGCTACGCTAAATACCTCTTACACCACAGACCTGAAAATGAATGGGGTGGGCATCAGAAAGCAGTGGCTTTCCTGGAGCAAGCAGCAATGGCTGGTATTACAGAG GCACAGGCTTATCTTGGAGTATTCTACATGAAAGGGCTGCAACCTAAGGAAAAGAGAGGTCTAAAGtatctgctgctggcagcaaagAATGGC GATGCCCAAAGCAGGTATCACGTGGGCGTTTGCTATGAGAAGGGCCTTGGAGTGCAGCAGAACCTGGCAGAAGCGATGAGACACTACCAACAGTCAGCTGCTGCGGGGAACAGGAATTCCCAGGAGAGACTGCAAGCGCTGGAAGAGGAGGTGGAAG ATGTGCAAATAAAACATCCATTCCCTTCCGGAATAAGAGCCTCTTCCTCTAGCCCCTGTTTCTGGGCTACTGACCATGTGCCTGCAGGCCTCCATGCCAGCCAGCCAAGACAATCTGCCCTCACCCTGCCCCACTCTTGGAGCGCAGACGGACTCCACATGATGATGCTTGGCAGTGCAGGATGGAGCCGTGCTCTCGGAAACAGGGCAACACCGCTGGAACTGCAGTGCTTGGAGCCCCACCACTGCTGTTGTTAG
- the DELE1 gene encoding death ligand signal enhancer isoform X1: MWRWLLRGRGLGRCWPPPARPACAAEPSDGPSPELAPGCQDGRPRDGRERGGRQQPLPGLVCRYSVLEAVTWGALGALLLQLVRQISWLRSLPDARRERRCPRLSSVPSQQTVVTEASTSCPNVQLESCFLQKGSPEVVLENSSSGIPSGQGENQPWAEVGEFQIHESSSLEPVLHSAKGDPAQRGHLEEAALQLQQIFRIDISIALNILGIESMRAGHYRIGYTCFKLAADRGYSKAQFNVGLCYEHGRGTEKDLEKAAFYYYHAASSCHAMAQYRYAKYLLHHRPENEWGGHQKAVAFLEQAAMAGITEAQAYLGVFYMKGLQPKEKRGLKYLLLAAKNGDAQSRYHVGVCYEKGLGVQQNLAEAMRHYQQSAAAGNRNSQERLQALEEEVEDVQIKHPFPSGIRASSSSPCFWATDHVPAGLHASQPRQSALTLPHSWSADGLHMMMLGSAGWSRALGNRATPLELQCLEPHHCCC, encoded by the exons ATGTGGCGGTGGCTGCTGCGGGGCCGCGGCCTGGGCCGCTGttggccgccccccgcccgccccgcctgCGCCGCCGAGCCGTCTGACGGCCCCAGCCCCGAGCT AGCGCCCGGTTGCCAGGACGGACGGCCCCGGGATGGCCGGGAGcgaggaggaaggcagcagcccctgcctggaCTGGTGTGCCGCTACTCGGTGCTGGAGGCAGTCACCTGG GGTGCACTTGGTgcgcttcttctgcagctggtCAGACAGATCTCGTGGCTGAGATCGCTGCCGGACGCCAGGAGAGAGCGCAGATGTCCCAGGCTTTCTTCGGTGCCCTCTCAGCAGACAG TGGTGACTGAAGCCTCAACCAGCTGTCCGAATGTGCAGCTGGAGTCCTGCTTCCTGCAGAAAGGAAGTCCAGAGGTTGTACTAGAGAATTCATCCTCAGGCATCCCCTCAGGGCAAGGAGAGAACCAGCCCTGGGCAGAAGTAG GGGAGTTCCAGATCCACGAGAGCTCCAGCTTGGAGCCAGTTCTCCACAGTGCAAAG GGTGACCCAGCTCAGCGAGGGCATTTAGAGGAAGCTGCTCTCCAGTTGCAGCAGATTTTCCGGATTGACATTTCCATTGCATTGAATATCCTCG GGATTGAAAGTATGAGAGCGGGCCATTACAGGATAGGCTATACCTGCTTCAAACTGGCAGCAGATCGAGGCTACAGCAAAGCCCAGTTCAATGTGGGTCTGTGTTACGAGCatggcagaggcacagaaaaagACTTGGAAAAG gcaGCTTTTTATTACTACCACGCAGCCAGTAGCTGTCACGCCATGGCACAGTACCGCTACGCTAAATACCTCTTACACCACAGACCTGAAAATGAATGGGGTGGGCATCAGAAAGCAGTGGCTTTCCTGGAGCAAGCAGCAATGGCTGGTATTACAGAG GCACAGGCTTATCTTGGAGTATTCTACATGAAAGGGCTGCAACCTAAGGAAAAGAGAGGTCTAAAGtatctgctgctggcagcaaagAATGGC GATGCCCAAAGCAGGTATCACGTGGGCGTTTGCTATGAGAAGGGCCTTGGAGTGCAGCAGAACCTGGCAGAAGCGATGAGACACTACCAACAGTCAGCTGCTGCGGGGAACAGGAATTCCCAGGAGAGACTGCAAGCGCTGGAAGAGGAGGTGGAAG ATGTGCAAATAAAACATCCATTCCCTTCCGGAATAAGAGCCTCTTCCTCTAGCCCCTGTTTCTGGGCTACTGACCATGTGCCTGCAGGCCTCCATGCCAGCCAGCCAAGACAATCTGCCCTCACCCTGCCCCACTCTTGGAGCGCAGACGGACTCCACATGATGATGCTTGGCAGTGCAGGATGGAGCCGTGCTCTCGGAAACAGGGCAACACCGCTGGAACTGCAGTGCTTGGAGCCCCACCACTGCTGTTGTTAG
- the DELE1 gene encoding death ligand signal enhancer isoform X3, which yields MWRWLLRGRGLGRCWPPPARPACAAEPSDGPSPELAPGCQDGRPRDGRERGGRQQPLPGLVCRYSVLEAVTWGALGALLLQLVRQISWLRSLPDARRERRCPRLSSVPSQQTGEFQIHESSSLEPVLHSAKGDPAQRGHLEEAALQLQQIFRIDISIALNILGIESMRAGHYRIGYTCFKLAADRGYSKAQFNVGLCYEHGRGTEKDLEKAAFYYYHAASSCHAMAQYRYAKYLLHHRPENEWGGHQKAVAFLEQAAMAGITEAQAYLGVFYMKGLQPKEKRGLKYLLLAAKNGDAQSRYHVGVCYEKGLGVQQNLAEAMRHYQQSAAAGNRNSQERLQALEEEVEDVQIKHPFPSGIRASSSSPCFWATDHVPAGLHASQPRQSALTLPHSWSADGLHMMMLGSAGWSRALGNRATPLELQCLEPHHCCC from the exons ATGTGGCGGTGGCTGCTGCGGGGCCGCGGCCTGGGCCGCTGttggccgccccccgcccgccccgcctgCGCCGCCGAGCCGTCTGACGGCCCCAGCCCCGAGCT AGCGCCCGGTTGCCAGGACGGACGGCCCCGGGATGGCCGGGAGcgaggaggaaggcagcagcccctgcctggaCTGGTGTGCCGCTACTCGGTGCTGGAGGCAGTCACCTGG GGTGCACTTGGTgcgcttcttctgcagctggtCAGACAGATCTCGTGGCTGAGATCGCTGCCGGACGCCAGGAGAGAGCGCAGATGTCCCAGGCTTTCTTCGGTGCCCTCTCAGCAGACAG GGGAGTTCCAGATCCACGAGAGCTCCAGCTTGGAGCCAGTTCTCCACAGTGCAAAG GGTGACCCAGCTCAGCGAGGGCATTTAGAGGAAGCTGCTCTCCAGTTGCAGCAGATTTTCCGGATTGACATTTCCATTGCATTGAATATCCTCG GGATTGAAAGTATGAGAGCGGGCCATTACAGGATAGGCTATACCTGCTTCAAACTGGCAGCAGATCGAGGCTACAGCAAAGCCCAGTTCAATGTGGGTCTGTGTTACGAGCatggcagaggcacagaaaaagACTTGGAAAAG gcaGCTTTTTATTACTACCACGCAGCCAGTAGCTGTCACGCCATGGCACAGTACCGCTACGCTAAATACCTCTTACACCACAGACCTGAAAATGAATGGGGTGGGCATCAGAAAGCAGTGGCTTTCCTGGAGCAAGCAGCAATGGCTGGTATTACAGAG GCACAGGCTTATCTTGGAGTATTCTACATGAAAGGGCTGCAACCTAAGGAAAAGAGAGGTCTAAAGtatctgctgctggcagcaaagAATGGC GATGCCCAAAGCAGGTATCACGTGGGCGTTTGCTATGAGAAGGGCCTTGGAGTGCAGCAGAACCTGGCAGAAGCGATGAGACACTACCAACAGTCAGCTGCTGCGGGGAACAGGAATTCCCAGGAGAGACTGCAAGCGCTGGAAGAGGAGGTGGAAG ATGTGCAAATAAAACATCCATTCCCTTCCGGAATAAGAGCCTCTTCCTCTAGCCCCTGTTTCTGGGCTACTGACCATGTGCCTGCAGGCCTCCATGCCAGCCAGCCAAGACAATCTGCCCTCACCCTGCCCCACTCTTGGAGCGCAGACGGACTCCACATGATGATGCTTGGCAGTGCAGGATGGAGCCGTGCTCTCGGAAACAGGGCAACACCGCTGGAACTGCAGTGCTTGGAGCCCCACCACTGCTGTTGTTAG
- the PCDH12 gene encoding protocadherin-12 — MQRQAGKPAAACWGSRAMGFTSSMLLLSRSALHFPALWWYLFLSTDAQEVAMFTVQYRVFEEVPLGTVIGTLAEHFERGESGETADTFQLMETPGRFPLHVGSGDGMLSTAGRVDREQLCRHSDPCWVSFDVLAARNLALIHVEVQVLDINDNAPRFPTPELELEMSESASLRTRIPLDRALDADAGPNAHCSYTLSPSEHFALDVISGSDGTRHAELVVVKEVDRELHSSFDLVLTATDHGELPKSGTALIKVIVLDSNDNSPVFAESSLTVEVWEDALPGTLLVTVTATDPDQGPNGEIEYSLSKHAPPEVLSTFGIDASTGSIILKHPLDYEETHTYELDVQARDLGANPIPAHCKILVKVLDVNDNAPEVHITWATRAPVLSEALPKDSFVALVTASDPDSGSNGQVYCSLSQGYEHFRLKRTNSHSYVLMTNATLDRELRAEYNLTLVVQDQGDLSLAVLKHLTICISDINDNAPSFEKATYEVAVTENSEVPAFLLTVLATDPDLGFNGKITYRILDSSAAGLFSIDPITGDVFALQTFDYEQVRSLEFLVTAEDGGHPKLASNVSIRLAVLDQNDNAPVITTPMLVEGAAMLSVLVNAETGCFWVVTGNGSTQGTAAVTNATLVSCAGTPFLFTIMARDVDSGINGALRYDLVGGDDAGLFILDPFLGQVFLNASNASSLAGSERELVVRVSDEGDIPLHTLARVRIVFRHHGAFSKISAQDPRWLSPSMVAVICLAALLGGCLLLLALTLSLRKKEKKDGMAYNCREAEDARRQQQLKKPHRQIQKTDIHLVPLLRGRPREAEHPHPCQEDLPSTARPAPGGTLQAPLHLTPTLYRTLRNQRTQKDSDEQQGTFNLPILHRRPCQPHRLKNSAKDAARPLDAPLHCKSLVKPPQGPMGEAPLPPNQPVGTGEPGQPQPHQHILRSLVRLSLVALAEQSPTGEFAMESPPVQQISQLLSLLHQGQFQPKTNHRGNKYTAKNGSRAAGLDADCLSTKDSGHGESEAEDRDSESGFELSVQQLVGEELETLLEPQAELALKRLTAADPAWVARLSLPLTSSYKDNVFSPDSLHSPQDEEAARQEKPRTFETFGKGAGADSNATGTRLASTFLSEMSTLFEMILSQKVQVHDETGSGLLRQLSAHGKSLGLEDHAPVL; from the exons ATGCAGCGGCAGGCGGGCAAGCCTGCAGCAGcgtgctggggcagcagggcgaTGGGCTTCACCagcagcatgctgctgctgagccgCTCCGCTCTCCACTTCCCAGCCTTGTGGTGGTACCTCTTCCTCTCCACTGATGCCCAGGAGGTGGCCATGTTCACAGTGCAATACCGGGTGTTTGAAGAAGTGCCGCTGGGAACGGTGATAGGGACTCTGGCTGAGCACTTTGAGAGGGGTGAGAGCGGCGAAACAGCAGATACCTTCCAGCTGATGGAGACCCCCGGGAGGTTCCCGCTGCACGTGGGGAGCGGGGATGGGATGCTCAGCACAGCTGGGCGGGTGGACAGGGAGCAGCTGTGCCGGCACAGTGATCCCTGCTGGGTCTCATTCGACGTGTTGGCTGCCCGAAACCTGGCTCTGATTCATGTGGAGGTTCAAGTGCTGGACATCAACGACAATGCGCCACGGTTCCCCACAcctgagctggagctggagatgTCAGAGAGTGCATCCCTGCGGACACGGATCCCACTGGACCGAGCCCTGGATGCTGATGCTGGCCCCAACGCCCACTGCTCCTACACCCTCTCCCCCAGCGAGCACTTTGCTCTGGACGTCATCTCTGGCTCTGATGGGACTAGACACGCAGAGCTTGTTGTGGTTAAAGAAGTGGACCGGGAGCTGCACTCCTCCTTCGACCTTGTGCTGACAGCCACTGATCATGGGGAGCTGCCAAAATCAGGTACTGCTTTAATTAAAGTCATTGTCCTTGACTCTAATGATAACAGCCCCGTCTTTGCAGAGAGCTCTTTGACAGTAGAGGTTTGGGAGGATGCTCTGCCCGGGACCCTCCTTGTGACAGTCACGGCCACCGACCCTGACCAGGGCCCCAATGGGGAGATTGAGTACAGCCTGAGCAAGCATGCACCCCCAGAGGTGCTGAGCACTTTTGGGATCGatgccagcacaggcagcatcATCCTGAAGCACCCGCTGGACTATGAGGAAACCCACACCTATGAGCTGGATGTGCAAGCCCGGGACCTGGGTGCCAACCCCATCCCAGCACACTGCAAGATCCTGGTCAAAGTCCTGGATGTCAATGACAATGCTCCTGAGGTCCACATAACCTGGGCTACACGGGCGCCTGTGCTCTCTGAAGCCCTCCCCAAAGACAGCTTCGTGGCTCTTGTGACAGCCAGTGACCCCGATTCGGGAAGCAATGGGCAAGTGTATTGCTCTCTCAGTCAAGGGTATGAGCACTTCAGGCTGAAGAGGACCAACAGCCACAGCTATGTGTTGATGACCAATGCCACGCTGGACAGGGAGCTGCGTGCCGAGTACAACCTGACGTTGGTGGTGCAGGACCAGGGTGACCTCTCCTTGGCTGTGCTGAAGCACCTCACTATCTGCATCAGTGACATCAATGACAACGCCCCCTCCTTTGAGAAGGCTACCTACGAGGTTGCTGTCACTGAGAACAGTGAAGTACCTGCCTTCTTGCTCACTGTCCTTGCCACCGACCCTGACCTGGGTTTCAATGGGAAAATCACCTACAGGATCCTGGActcctctgctgcagggctgttctcaaTTGACCCCATCACTGGGGATGTTTTTGCCCTCCAAACTTTTGATTATGAGCAGGTGAGGAGCCTGGAGTTCCTGGTGACTGCAGAGGATGGTGGTCACCCCAAATTGGCGTCCAATGTCTCCATCAGGCTGGCTGTTCTTGACCAGAACGACAATGCACCCGTCATCACCACGCCAATGCTAGTGGAAGGTGCGGCCATGCTCTCTGTCCTGGTCAATGCAGAGACGGGGTGCTTCTGGGTGGTCACTGGGAATGGGAGCACCCAAGGGACTGCAGCAGTGACCAATGCAACACTTGTGTCATGTGCTGGCACTCCCTTCCTCTTCACCATCATGGCCAGGGATGTGGACTCTGGCATCAACGGGGCTCTCCGGTATGATCTGGTGGGTGGGGATGACGCAGGGCTTTTCATCCTGGACCCTTTCTTGGGGCAGGTCTTCCTCAATGCCAGCAATGCCAGCAGCCTTGCTGGTAGCGAGCGGGAGCTGGTGGTCCGGGTGAGCGATGAGGGGGATATCCCCCTGCACACCCTGGCTCGGGTCCGCATAGTTTTCCGGCATCATGGAGCATTCTCCAAAATCTCAGCCCAGGATCCCAGGTGGCTGAGTCCATCCATGGTGGCTGTTATCTGCCTGGCCGCTCTCCTGGGTGGGTGCCTTCTTCTTTTGGCTTTAACCCTGTCTTTGCgtaagaaggagaaaaaggacgGCATGGCCTACAACTGCAGGGAAGCGGAGGATGcccgcaggcagcagcagctcaagaAGCCACACAGGCAGATACAGAAGACGGATATCCACCTTGTCCCACTGCTCCGGGGCCGGCCCCGGGAGGCTGagcacccccacccctgccaggaggatctgcccagcacagcccgccCTGCACCGGGGGGCACCCTGCAGGCTCCCCTCCACCTCACCCCCACTCTTTACAGGACCCTGAGAAATCAGAGGACCCAAAAGGACTCAGATGAGCAGCAAGGAACCTTCAACCTGCCCATCCTGCATCGccggccctgccagccccacagactgaaaaattctgcaaaaGATGCTGCGAGACCCCTGGATGCACCACTGCACTGCAAGAGCTTGGTGAAGCCACCACAGGGGCCCATGGGAGAGGCCCCACTGCCACCCAACCAGCCTGTGGGTACTGGGGaacctgggcagccccagccccaccagcacaTCCTCAGAAGCCTGGTCCGACTGTCGCTGGTGGcactggcagagcagagccccaCTGGGGAGTTTGCAATGGAGTCGCCCCCGGTGCAG CAAAtctcccagctgctctccctgctgcaccAGGGCCAGTTCCagcccaaaacaaaccacagggGAAACAAGTACACGGCCAAGAATGGCAGCAG ggctgcggggctggATGCTGACTGCCTGAGCACAAAGGACAGCGGGCATGGTGAGAGTGAGGCAGAGGACCGTGATTCGGAGAGTGGGTTTGAGCTCTCTGTGCAGCAGCTGGTAGGAGAGGAGCTGGAGACCCTCCTGGAGCCGCAGGCAG AGCTGGCCCTCAAGAGGCTGACGGCTGCTGACCCAGCGTGGGTGGCTCGGCTCTCCTTGCCGCTCACCAGTAGTTATAAGGACAATGTCTTCTCCCCTGACTCTCTGCATTCACCTCAGGATGAGGAAGCTGCAAGGCAGGAGAAGCCAAGGACCTTTGAGACCTTCGGCAAAGGAGCCGGGGCTGACTCAAATGCCACTGGAACAAGACTGGCCAGCACCTTCCTTTCAGAAATGAGCACCCTCTTTGAAATGATTTTGTCCCAGAAGGTCCAAGTCCACGATGAAACAGGCTCGGGTCTTCTGCGGCAGCTGTCGGCACATGGGAAGAGCCTTGGACTGGAAGATCATGCTCCTGTTCTGTAG